A window of the Bradyrhizobium ottawaense genome harbors these coding sequences:
- a CDS encoding IS110 family transposase yields the protein MMAQNGLVVVGIDVAKDKVDACIRELALRQTYPSTAQGHRKLVAWLRKHKVNRAVMEASGGYERDWGKVLRLAGIAVRIVDPKRVRSFAQSAGRLAKNDTIDAEMIAWFAETFSEAPGQVHDAAREELQALVKARLNLVDLKIRLEAQNEHAAPGQARKARTRILKSLLEEIAKLEVAISAQVRATPHLAERAEIVESVPGFAETSSANLIAGMPELGQVSDEIAAALLGVAPYDDDSGKRRGERHIKGGRRWVRNALYMPCLGAATQNNPVFKAYYQRLLAKGKEPKVALVACMRKLIIILNTMIARRQKWDPSRYALN from the coding sequence ATGATGGCACAAAATGGTCTCGTTGTCGTCGGCATCGATGTAGCAAAGGACAAGGTCGATGCGTGCATTCGCGAGTTGGCGCTGCGGCAGACGTATCCGAGCACTGCCCAGGGTCATCGCAAGCTGGTTGCCTGGCTTCGCAAGCACAAGGTGAACAGGGCGGTGATGGAGGCCAGCGGCGGCTATGAGCGCGATTGGGGGAAGGTGCTCCGTCTGGCCGGCATCGCCGTACGGATCGTCGACCCCAAGCGAGTCCGCAGCTTTGCGCAGTCGGCCGGACGCCTGGCCAAGAACGATACGATTGATGCAGAGATGATCGCTTGGTTCGCAGAGACGTTCAGCGAGGCGCCGGGCCAAGTGCACGATGCCGCGCGCGAAGAGCTGCAGGCGCTGGTGAAAGCTCGTCTCAATCTGGTCGATCTCAAGATACGACTGGAAGCTCAAAACGAGCATGCTGCACCAGGACAGGCTCGGAAAGCGCGGACCCGTATCTTGAAGAGCTTGCTCGAGGAAATTGCCAAGCTCGAAGTCGCGATCTCGGCCCAGGTCAGGGCCACACCTCATCTTGCCGAACGCGCCGAGATCGTCGAGAGCGTGCCAGGCTTTGCCGAAACGAGCTCAGCGAACCTCATTGCTGGAATGCCGGAGCTTGGCCAAGTGAGCGACGAGATCGCCGCGGCGTTGTTAGGCGTTGCCCCTTATGACGATGATAGCGGAAAGCGCCGCGGCGAACGCCACATCAAGGGCGGCCGCCGTTGGGTCCGAAACGCCCTCTACATGCCGTGCCTCGGCGCGGCCACACAGAACAATCCTGTCTTCAAGGCCTACTATCAACGGCTACTTGCCAAGGGGAAGGAGCCGAAGGTTGCGCTCGTCGCCTGCATGCGAAAGCTGATCATCATCCTCAACACAATGATCGCACGCCGGCAGAAATGGGATCCCAGCCGTTACGCACTGAATTGA
- a CDS encoding DUF2235 domain-containing protein, which translates to MKNIIILCDGTGNEISENISNVLKFYRCLRKTDRTSPRQMVFYDPGVGTLARPNPWRKLAQDFTAILGLATGYGLDDKVLQAYLFLVRHYEPGDQIYLFGFSRGAYTVRVLAGLIHKVGLIAPEQANLAGSGLTAYKQFSSDGQHGLGFELKQLTDAGDADGPLAASKDDQAAQFARITSTSWPLIRFVGVWDTVASVIVPRPDRLYWPSLEELAYTLQNPSVQTFRQAISIDERRCMFRLKKWDDPQVYRHNRFNDVHSEPQDIRQVWFAGVHSDIGGGYPETESGLSKYPLLWMIDEAVAAGLKVNTSTVNQLAWGIQRKGSPFSYVAPNPEAMLHQSLHGAWWLLEFLPKSASYKEWPDRHAHFGFYIPDAEPRPIPEGALVHESVVIRRDDPNMNYRPINLPAKFETVKMPVRPAAAEGVDEEA; encoded by the coding sequence ATGAAAAACATCATCATCCTCTGCGACGGCACCGGCAACGAGATCTCTGAGAACATTTCCAACGTCCTCAAGTTCTATCGCTGCCTGCGCAAGACCGACAGAACCAGTCCGCGGCAGATGGTGTTTTACGATCCCGGCGTCGGCACGCTGGCGCGGCCGAATCCGTGGCGCAAGCTGGCGCAGGATTTCACCGCCATCCTTGGCCTCGCCACCGGCTATGGCCTCGATGACAAGGTGCTGCAGGCCTACCTGTTCCTGGTCCGGCATTACGAGCCCGGCGACCAGATCTACCTGTTCGGCTTTTCGCGCGGCGCCTACACCGTGCGGGTGCTGGCGGGGCTGATCCACAAGGTCGGGCTGATCGCGCCGGAGCAGGCCAATCTCGCAGGCAGCGGCCTCACCGCCTACAAGCAGTTTTCCTCGGACGGCCAGCACGGGCTCGGCTTCGAGCTGAAGCAGCTCACCGATGCCGGCGACGCCGACGGGCCGCTGGCGGCCTCGAAGGACGACCAGGCCGCGCAGTTCGCGCGCATCACCTCGACGTCATGGCCGCTGATCCGTTTCGTCGGCGTCTGGGACACGGTCGCGAGCGTGATCGTGCCGCGGCCCGACCGGCTGTACTGGCCGAGCCTGGAAGAGCTCGCCTACACCTTGCAGAATCCGAGCGTGCAGACGTTCCGGCAGGCGATCTCGATCGACGAGCGGCGCTGCATGTTCCGCCTGAAGAAATGGGACGACCCGCAGGTCTACAGGCACAACCGGTTCAACGACGTCCATTCCGAGCCGCAGGATATCCGGCAGGTGTGGTTCGCCGGCGTGCATTCCGATATCGGCGGCGGCTATCCGGAAACCGAATCGGGGCTGTCGAAATATCCGCTGCTGTGGATGATCGACGAAGCGGTCGCGGCCGGGCTCAAGGTCAACACCTCGACCGTCAACCAGCTCGCCTGGGGCATTCAGCGCAAGGGCAGCCCGTTCTCCTATGTCGCACCGAACCCGGAGGCGATGCTGCACCAGTCGCTGCACGGCGCGTGGTGGCTGTTGGAATTTCTGCCGAAGAGCGCAAGCTACAAGGAATGGCCTGATCGACACGCCCATTTCGGCTTCTACATCCCCGACGCCGAACCGCGCCCGATTCCGGAAGGCGCGCTGGTGCACGAATCCGTGGTGATCCGGCGCGACGATCCCAACATGAACTATCGCCCGATCAATCTTCCGGCGAAGTTCGAGACCGTGAAAATGCCGGTGCGGCCGGCGGCGGCGGAAGGTGTGGACGAAGAAGCGTGA
- a CDS encoding CBASS oligonucleotide cyclase — translation MGGGGGGGPFVNRSPEQLAKQVRQAEDDTAVKVFETELNSLLSELLSAANSRDISLVQERLDDIKGEINDSLETSTDLLFGGSVAKHTYVDGLSDIDSLLILNDSDLAAEKPSTALAKVADIVRAAAPTSASVGAGRLAVTVQYSDGMQIQLLPAFRSKDGLKVPSFLRDGWSHISPSAFQKALSARNEECNGKLIPTIKLAKAIIGTLPEKQRLSGYHVESLAIAAFKDYSGPKVTTGMLPVFFEKSRDLVLRPIRDSSGQSVHVDAYLGDADSAQRAAASHVLGRIAKRMRNASAHMSGDQWKAIFGLTDD, via the coding sequence ATGGGCGGAGGCGGCGGAGGCGGACCCTTTGTGAACAGGTCCCCAGAGCAACTCGCAAAACAAGTCCGGCAAGCCGAAGACGATACTGCTGTCAAGGTTTTTGAGACGGAGTTGAACTCACTGCTTAGCGAACTACTTTCAGCCGCAAATAGTCGAGACATCAGCCTTGTTCAAGAGCGCTTAGACGACATCAAAGGAGAAATTAACGATTCTCTCGAGACCTCAACAGATTTGCTTTTTGGTGGATCGGTGGCGAAGCACACTTACGTCGATGGTCTTAGCGACATCGATTCGCTTTTGATCTTGAACGATTCGGACCTTGCGGCAGAGAAGCCGTCAACTGCTCTCGCCAAGGTCGCAGACATCGTACGTGCCGCTGCTCCGACCTCAGCTTCCGTTGGAGCAGGCCGACTTGCTGTTACCGTGCAGTACAGTGATGGAATGCAAATCCAGTTACTGCCGGCATTTCGATCCAAGGATGGACTGAAAGTGCCCTCGTTCCTGCGAGACGGCTGGTCGCATATATCTCCGAGTGCATTCCAGAAAGCCCTCTCCGCTCGCAATGAAGAATGTAATGGCAAGTTGATTCCGACGATTAAGCTCGCGAAGGCCATCATTGGTACCTTGCCAGAAAAGCAGAGACTTTCTGGCTATCATGTCGAGAGTTTAGCTATCGCTGCCTTCAAAGATTACTCTGGGCCAAAAGTGACGACAGGAATGTTGCCCGTTTTCTTTGAAAAGTCTCGCGATCTTGTTTTGCGACCGATCCGAGATAGTTCGGGACAATCGGTGCACGTCGATGCCTACCTTGGTGATGCGGACAGTGCTCAAAGAGCCGCGGCGAGTCACGTTCTTGGGCGAATTGCGAAGCGGATGAGGAATGCTAGTGCCCACATGTCTGGCGATCAATGGAAAGCTATCTTCGGGCTGACCGATGACTGA
- a CDS encoding 7-cyano-7-deazaguanine synthase: MKRATVLLSGGIDSAATALFLKSSGFAVRGLFVDYGQASLVLEQKAVDRLRHLIGITVDEICASSLSSQGVGELTGRNAFLVFSAALLGNCRSGAIAIGIHSGTPYYDCSPDFLEKVDALVQECSAGKLFVLAPFVRWSKDDVYSYFLSQSIPLDETYSCEAGTAPSCGQCASCLDRKRLECSLRGAPSDSETPQN, encoded by the coding sequence ATGAAACGAGCTACCGTTCTTCTTAGTGGCGGCATTGATTCTGCGGCGACAGCCTTGTTTTTGAAATCAAGCGGGTTCGCCGTCCGGGGACTGTTTGTTGATTACGGGCAAGCATCACTAGTCTTAGAGCAAAAGGCGGTCGACCGCCTCAGACATTTAATCGGGATCACGGTCGACGAGATTTGCGCTAGCTCCCTCTCTTCCCAAGGAGTCGGCGAACTGACGGGAAGAAATGCGTTTCTCGTATTCAGTGCAGCACTGCTCGGAAATTGCAGATCAGGCGCGATCGCTATCGGCATACATAGTGGCACGCCTTACTACGACTGCTCTCCAGACTTTCTGGAGAAGGTCGATGCCTTAGTTCAAGAATGTTCAGCAGGAAAGTTGTTCGTCCTCGCGCCATTTGTCCGTTGGAGCAAAGATGATGTTTACAGTTACTTTTTATCGCAAAGCATACCTCTCGACGAGACTTATAGCTGCGAAGCTGGAACCGCACCTTCCTGTGGACAGTGTGCTTCGTGCCTCGACCGAAAGAGGTTGGAATGCTCGCTAAGAGGCGCACCGTCCGACTCGGAAACGCCACAGAACTGA
- the rpmB gene encoding 50S ribosomal protein L28 — protein sequence MSRKCELTAKGPQVGHKVSHSNIKTKRRFLPNLVNVTFISDALGRNVRLRVSTNALKSVDHNGGLDAFLQKARAANLSPRALDLKRAIEKKVGKPVFVKKEIKDVKKAS from the coding sequence ATGTCCCGTAAGTGCGAATTGACCGCCAAGGGCCCCCAGGTGGGCCACAAGGTGAGCCACTCGAACATCAAGACCAAGCGCCGGTTCCTGCCGAACCTGGTCAACGTCACCTTCATCTCGGATGCGCTCGGCCGCAACGTGCGCCTGCGCGTTTCGACCAACGCGCTGAAGAGCGTCGACCACAATGGCGGCCTCGATGCCTTCCTGCAGAAGGCCCGCGCCGCCAACCTCTCGCCCCGTGCGCTCGACCTGAAGCGCGCGATCGAGAAGAAGGTCGGCAAGCCGGTGTTCGTGAAGAAAGAAATCAAGGACGTTAAGAAGGCGAGCTAA
- a CDS encoding DUF3108 domain-containing protein — protein sequence MIPDPRQLWISPFVTNPTAISPRLGLFFGLCAGVWLAAAPQAAFAQGRVDAHYEASLSGIPVGKGTWTIEIGDDVFSASAQGGSAGLLKAFSGGSGSGASQGRVVNGALVSTSYVATTTTQKKSETIRLNLANGGVKDFSIDPVPPVDADRIAVTEAQRKNVLDPMTGSMIRVPGTGELLTPDACRTGTGVFDGRLRYDLKLDYKRMETVKAEHGYHGPAVVCAIYFTPVAGYIPDRPVIKWLANQRNMEVAFVPVAGTRILVPFRMIIPTPLGPAMLEATSFVTSAAPPRVAKTQ from the coding sequence ATGATCCCTGACCCGCGCCAGCTCTGGATTTCGCCGTTCGTGACCAATCCCACCGCCATCTCGCCCCGTCTGGGGCTGTTTTTCGGCCTTTGCGCCGGGGTCTGGCTCGCGGCCGCGCCGCAGGCGGCCTTCGCGCAGGGGCGGGTGGATGCCCATTATGAGGCCTCCTTGTCCGGCATTCCCGTGGGCAAGGGGACCTGGACCATCGAAATCGGCGACGACGTGTTTTCGGCCTCCGCCCAGGGCGGCAGCGCCGGGCTGTTGAAGGCGTTTTCCGGCGGCTCGGGCTCCGGCGCCAGCCAGGGCCGGGTCGTCAACGGCGCGCTGGTCTCCACTTCCTATGTCGCCACCACCACGACCCAAAAGAAATCCGAGACCATCCGGCTGAACCTCGCCAATGGCGGGGTGAAGGATTTTTCGATCGATCCGGTGCCGCCTGTTGATGCCGACCGCATCGCCGTCACCGAGGCGCAGCGCAAGAACGTGCTCGATCCCATGACCGGCTCGATGATCCGCGTGCCCGGCACCGGCGAGCTGCTGACGCCCGATGCCTGCCGCACCGGCACCGGCGTGTTCGACGGCCGCCTGCGCTACGACCTCAAGCTCGATTACAAGCGCATGGAAACCGTCAAGGCCGAGCACGGCTATCACGGCCCCGCGGTGGTCTGCGCGATCTATTTCACGCCGGTGGCGGGCTACATTCCCGATCGCCCGGTGATCAAATGGCTCGCCAACCAGCGCAACATGGAAGTCGCCTTCGTTCCCGTCGCCGGCACCCGCATCCTGGTGCCGTTCCGCATGATCATCCCGACGCCGCTGGGCCCCGCGATGCTGGAAGCGACGTCGTTCGTGACCTCAGCGGCGCCGCCAAGGGTCGCGAAGACGCAGTGA
- a CDS encoding helicase-related protein — protein MAFSHSPFGHERAPGAGVTAVLGPTNTGKTHLAIERMLAHSSGVIGLPLRLLAREVYNKIVDRAGAESVALITGEEKIKPKNPRYWVSTVEAMPRDIDVSFLAVDEIQIAADLERGHVFTDRILHRRGRDETLLLGAATMRPIIERLLPGASIVTRPRLSQLEFAGDRKITRQPRRTAIVAFSADEVYAIAELIRRQHGGAAVVLGSLSPRTRNAQVAMFQNGDVDYLVATDAVGMGLNLDVDHVAFASDRKYDGYQFRRLNPSEFAQIAGRAGRATRNGTFGTTGRCAPFEPELVNALQNHTFDSVKMLQWRNSKLDFASLGSLQVSLAVSPSHEALTRAPIAEDLRVLDHAARDGDVRDMAHGAAAVERLWDACQIPDYRRLAPAAHAELVTTLYGFLMKNGRIPDAWFAAQVDQADNANGDIDTLSGRIAQIRTWTFVANRPDWLSDPDHWQGITREVENKLSDALHERLTERFVDRRTSVLMRRLRENSVLNTEIGKTGEVIVEGHAIGRLDGFTFAPDAAEAGSDAKALQAAAQQVLAGEIDARAEKLSTAPDDQFVLASDGTIRWTGDAVAKLVAADDALHPRVRIIADDRLNGAPREAVQTRLDLWLKTHIEKLLGPLFGLSKAEDITGIGRGIAFQLVEALGVLERTKISAEMKDLDQASRATLRKYGVRFGAYHIYFPALLKPAARALASLLWAEKQDNVDMSALSGAQHLASSGRTSFPVDKALPRDAYRLLGYRQCGERAVRVDILERLADLIRPALAWRESSPGEKPAGAFDGRSFVVTQAMTSLTGSAGEDFASILRALGYRMDRRAPLPPKPVHLAEAAPAEPVADEDAGPAEITIADIIDQQMSGDPAPSAGLLPAVDAVPAASEEAPAAAPEPVVEVAPTLAPVEAAPVEAAPVEPAVAEAPAETASEPVPEAAATDAAPAEAAAGAEANPDAPAEPVLIDVWRPGGRSDERRPHHDRNRQRHHGRPQGDAQPAAAAGEGVAEGAPREQRHRRGRRNNEFRKPREGAPADGAVAAAAPAEGAPAAPEARTERPRFEGKGRDRDKSGADRPDRKFGGGDRNKGGDRNKGGGDRAPRDKGRDFGGRDKGGRDKRDSGPSHRQWATTAAPRDRDRPADPNSPFAKLAALKEQLAGNRKE, from the coding sequence ATGGCTTTCTCTCATTCCCCGTTCGGCCACGAACGCGCACCCGGCGCAGGCGTCACCGCCGTGCTCGGGCCGACCAACACCGGCAAGACGCATCTGGCGATCGAGCGGATGCTGGCGCATTCCTCCGGCGTGATCGGCCTGCCGCTGCGGCTCTTGGCGCGCGAGGTCTATAACAAGATCGTCGATCGCGCCGGCGCCGAGAGCGTCGCGCTGATAACCGGCGAAGAGAAGATCAAGCCGAAAAATCCGCGCTACTGGGTCTCGACCGTCGAGGCGATGCCACGCGATATCGACGTATCTTTTTTGGCCGTCGACGAAATCCAGATCGCGGCGGATCTGGAGCGCGGTCACGTCTTCACCGATCGCATCCTGCACCGCCGCGGCCGCGACGAGACGCTGCTGCTGGGGGCTGCGACGATGCGCCCCATCATCGAGCGGCTGCTGCCGGGCGCTTCCATCGTCACAAGGCCGCGGCTGTCGCAGCTTGAATTCGCCGGCGACCGCAAGATCACGCGCCAGCCGCGACGAACTGCCATTGTCGCGTTCTCGGCCGACGAGGTCTATGCGATTGCGGAACTGATACGGCGGCAGCACGGCGGTGCGGCCGTGGTGCTGGGCTCGCTGTCGCCCCGCACCAGGAATGCGCAGGTCGCGATGTTCCAGAACGGCGACGTCGACTATCTCGTGGCGACCGATGCCGTCGGCATGGGCCTCAACCTCGATGTCGATCACGTCGCCTTTGCGTCCGACCGCAAGTACGACGGCTACCAGTTCCGCCGCCTCAACCCGTCCGAATTCGCGCAGATCGCCGGCCGCGCCGGGCGCGCCACCCGCAACGGTACTTTTGGCACCACCGGCCGCTGCGCGCCGTTCGAGCCGGAGCTGGTCAACGCGCTGCAGAACCACACCTTCGACAGCGTCAAAATGCTGCAGTGGCGCAATTCGAAGCTGGATTTTGCTTCCCTGGGGTCGCTGCAGGTCTCCCTGGCGGTGTCGCCCAGCCACGAGGCTCTGACCCGCGCGCCGATTGCCGAGGATCTGCGCGTGCTCGACCACGCCGCCCGCGACGGCGATGTCAGGGACATGGCCCATGGCGCGGCCGCCGTGGAACGGCTGTGGGACGCCTGCCAGATCCCGGATTACCGCCGGCTGGCGCCGGCCGCCCATGCCGAACTCGTGACCACGCTGTACGGTTTTCTGATGAAAAACGGCCGGATTCCCGATGCATGGTTCGCCGCCCAGGTCGATCAGGCCGATAATGCCAATGGCGATATCGACACGCTATCGGGCCGGATCGCGCAAATCCGCACTTGGACCTTCGTCGCCAACCGACCGGACTGGCTTTCCGACCCCGATCACTGGCAAGGGATCACGCGCGAGGTCGAAAATAAATTGTCCGATGCGCTGCATGAACGGCTCACGGAGCGTTTCGTTGACCGCCGTACCAGTGTATTGATGCGCCGCCTGCGGGAGAACAGTGTTTTGAATACGGAAATTGGCAAGACCGGCGAAGTGATTGTGGAAGGCCATGCGATCGGCCGCCTCGACGGATTCACCTTTGCGCCGGATGCAGCAGAAGCCGGCAGCGATGCCAAGGCGCTGCAGGCGGCGGCGCAACAGGTATTGGCCGGCGAGATCGACGCGCGCGCGGAGAAACTTAGCACGGCCCCCGACGATCAGTTCGTGCTGGCCTCCGACGGCACCATCCGCTGGACCGGCGATGCGGTGGCCAAACTCGTCGCCGCCGACGACGCGCTGCATCCGCGGGTGCGCATCATTGCCGACGATCGCCTGAACGGCGCGCCGCGCGAGGCGGTGCAGACGCGCCTCGATCTGTGGCTGAAGACGCATATCGAAAAGCTGCTGGGTCCGCTGTTCGGGCTGTCGAAGGCTGAAGACATCACCGGCATCGGCCGCGGCATCGCGTTCCAGCTGGTCGAAGCACTCGGCGTGCTCGAGCGCACCAAAATCTCCGCCGAGATGAAGGATCTCGATCAGGCGTCGCGCGCGACCTTGCGCAAATACGGCGTCCGCTTCGGCGCCTATCACATCTATTTCCCGGCGCTGTTGAAGCCCGCGGCGCGCGCGCTGGCGTCGTTGCTGTGGGCCGAGAAGCAGGACAATGTCGACATGTCGGCGTTGTCGGGCGCGCAGCATCTGGCGAGTTCGGGCCGCACCTCGTTCCCGGTCGACAAGGCGCTGCCGCGCGACGCCTATCGGCTGCTCGGCTATCGCCAGTGCGGCGAGCGCGCGGTGCGCGTCGATATTCTGGAACGTCTCGCCGATCTGATCCGTCCTGCGCTAGCCTGGCGCGAGAGTTCGCCCGGCGAAAAGCCGGCCGGCGCGTTCGACGGCCGCAGCTTTGTGGTGACGCAGGCGATGACCTCGCTGACGGGATCGGCGGGCGAAGATTTCGCCTCGATCCTGCGCGCGCTCGGTTATCGCATGGACCGCCGCGCGCCGCTGCCGCCGAAGCCGGTACACCTGGCTGAAGCCGCGCCCGCAGAGCCCGTCGCGGATGAGGACGCGGGACCGGCCGAAATCACGATCGCGGATATTATCGATCAGCAGATGTCCGGCGATCCCGCGCCGTCGGCAGGGCTGCTGCCTGCGGTCGACGCCGTGCCTGCCGCGAGCGAGGAAGCTCCTGCTGCTGCGCCGGAGCCTGTTGTGGAAGTCGCGCCGACGCTCGCGCCTGTCGAGGCCGCGCCCGTCGAGGCCGCGCCTGTTGAACCCGCTGTCGCGGAAGCGCCTGCGGAGACTGCCTCCGAGCCCGTACCGGAAGCTGCTGCCACTGACGCTGCGCCGGCCGAAGCCGCCGCTGGCGCCGAGGCAAACCCCGATGCGCCGGCAGAACCGGTGCTGATCGACGTCTGGCGGCCCGGCGGCCGTTCGGACGAGCGCCGTCCGCATCACGACCGCAACCGCCAGCGCCATCACGGCCGCCCGCAAGGTGACGCGCAGCCCGCTGCCGCCGCCGGCGAAGGCGTTGCCGAGGGGGCGCCACGCGAGCAGCGCCACCGGCGCGGCCGTCGCAACAACGAGTTCAGAAAGCCCCGCGAAGGCGCGCCGGCAGACGGCGCCGTCGCGGCTGCCGCACCGGCTGAAGGCGCGCCGGCTGCGCCCGAGGCGCGCACCGAGCGTCCGCGCTTCGAGGGCAAGGGCCGCGACAGGGACAAGAGCGGGGCTGATCGTCCCGACCGGAAATTCGGCGGCGGCGATCGCAACAAGGGCGGCGACCGCAACAAGGGTGGCGGTGACCGCGCTCCGCGCGACAAGGGCCGCGATTTCGGCGGACGTGACAAGGGCGGTCGCGACAAGCGCGACAGCGGCCCGTCGCACCGTCAGTGGGCCACCACGGCAGCACCTCGCGACCGCGACCGTCCGGCCGATCCGAATTCGCCGTTCGCCAAACTGGCGGCGCTGAAGGAACAGCTCGCCGGCAACCGGAAAGAATAG
- a CDS encoding RNA-binding S4 domain-containing protein — protein MERQRLDKWLWHARVVKARTSAAALVEAGHVRINGVREKAPGHAVKPGDVLTIALDNSVRVLKVAGFSERRGDAAAARVLYEDLQNAKP, from the coding sequence TTGGAGCGACAGCGTCTCGATAAATGGCTGTGGCACGCGCGGGTGGTGAAGGCGCGCACCTCGGCTGCTGCGCTGGTCGAGGCCGGTCACGTCCGCATCAACGGCGTGCGCGAGAAAGCGCCGGGACATGCCGTGAAGCCCGGCGACGTCCTCACCATCGCGCTCGATAACAGCGTGCGCGTCCTCAAGGTCGCGGGATTCAGCGAGCGGCGCGGCGATGCGGCAGCCGCGCGCGTGCTCTACGAGGATTTGCAGAACGCCAAGCCGTAA
- the fdxA gene encoding ferredoxin FdxA: protein MTYVVTEACIKCKYTDCVEVCPVDCFYEGENMLVIHPDECIDCGVCEPECPADAIKPDTEPGLEKWLEVNTEYAKSWPNITQKKDQPPDAKEFEGVEGKFEKYFSKEPGSGD, encoded by the coding sequence ATGACTTACGTCGTCACTGAAGCCTGCATCAAATGCAAATATACCGACTGCGTTGAAGTCTGCCCCGTCGACTGCTTCTACGAGGGCGAGAACATGCTGGTCATCCATCCCGACGAATGCATCGACTGCGGCGTCTGCGAACCCGAATGTCCCGCCGACGCCATCAAGCCGGACACCGAGCCGGGGCTGGAGAAGTGGCTCGAGGTCAACACCGAATACGCCAAGAGCTGGCCCAACATCACCCAGAAGAAGGACCAGCCGCCGGACGCAAAGGAATTCGAGGGCGTCGAAGGCAAGTTCGAGAAATATTTTTCCAAGGAACCCGGTTCCGGCGACTGA
- a CDS encoding CarD family transcriptional regulator, translating into MPDKTAKTAAKATGSKATASKVAPKIAAVAPKHVAPKALAPKAVAPKAAAVVAPKAAVKPVAAAPKIEEPKKVVTQRQGFKANEFVVYPAHGVGQILAIEEQEIAGARLELFVINFMKDKMTLRVPTAKVANVGMRKLSEPALVKKALETLKGRARVKRTMWSRRAQEYEAKINSGDIVAIAEVVRDLYRSESQPEQSYSERQLYEAALDRLSREIAVVQHSTETEAVKEIESQLAKSPRRGAKTDATDATGDADEADVEADSDDTAVADEAA; encoded by the coding sequence ATGCCAGATAAGACTGCCAAAACTGCCGCGAAAGCGACGGGCTCGAAGGCCACTGCTTCGAAGGTCGCTCCCAAGATTGCCGCTGTTGCTCCGAAGCACGTAGCCCCCAAAGCTTTGGCCCCCAAGGCTGTGGCTCCCAAGGCCGCTGCCGTGGTCGCGCCGAAGGCTGCCGTGAAGCCGGTGGCTGCCGCCCCCAAGATCGAAGAGCCGAAGAAGGTCGTGACCCAGCGTCAGGGCTTCAAGGCCAATGAATTCGTGGTCTATCCCGCTCACGGCGTCGGCCAGATCCTGGCGATCGAGGAGCAGGAAATCGCAGGCGCCCGGCTTGAGCTGTTCGTGATCAATTTCATGAAGGACAAGATGACGCTCCGCGTGCCGACCGCCAAGGTCGCCAATGTCGGCATGCGCAAGCTGTCCGAGCCGGCGCTGGTCAAGAAGGCGCTCGAAACCCTCAAGGGCCGCGCCCGCGTCAAGCGCACGATGTGGTCGCGCCGCGCGCAGGAATACGAAGCCAAGATCAATTCGGGCGACATCGTCGCCATCGCCGAAGTGGTCCGCGATCTCTACCGTTCGGAATCGCAGCCCGAGCAGTCCTACAGCGAACGCCAGCTCTATGAAGCCGCGCTGGATCGCCTGTCGCGCGAAATCGCCGTAGTCCAGCATTCGACCGAGACCGAAGCGGTCAAGGAAATCGAAAGCCAGCTCGCCAAGAGCCCGCGCCGCGGCGCCAAGACCGACGCGACGGACGCGACCGGTGACGCCGACGAGGCCGATGTCGAAGCCGACAGCGATGACACTGCGGTGGCGGACGAAGCCGCCTGA